In Salmo salar chromosome ssa24, Ssal_v3.1, whole genome shotgun sequence, the following proteins share a genomic window:
- the LOC106585412 gene encoding zinc finger and BTB domain-containing protein 26 isoform X2: MSMAQQQNQVILQFRFGTFGDSMLQKMNLLRRQTRFCDVTVRINDLEVPGHKVVLAAGSPFLRDQFFLQDSSTREVQISMTQEAEVGQRLLLSCYTGTLELPELELVNYLTVASFLQMGHVVEQCTQALKKFIQPRHCQVKQQPQEEEGDGETLRASPTQKIQELPHAQVINREEEEDDEDDDVIIQPMTPTQRRDRGEGEESPITIVKVEAVCERVSEMSERSSASIAGCFHTSPPSSLHSPEPQHSLINSTVDTRAGEMTIPHMPGYPLSPPPLPTSATGRPNLGGHLRNSDKSLQWYHQCPKCARVFRQLENYANHLKMHKLFMCLLCGKTFTQKGNLHRHMRVHAGIKPFQCNICGKTFTQKCSLLDHQNLHSGDKPHRCNYCDMVFAHKPVLRKHLKQIHGKNSFDNANERSLLHDGVLDFEYGRLQDCSMDNSMDNKPVVMDDSL, from the exons ATGTCCATGGCCCAGCAGCAGAACCAGGTGATCCTCCAGTTCCGCTTCGGAACCTTTGGAGACTCTATGCTGCAGAAGATGAACCTGCTTCGCCGCCAGACCCGCTTCTGTGATGTCACCGTGCGCATCAATGACCTGGAG GTCCCCGGTCACAAGGTGGTGTTGGCTGCCGGTTCTCCCTTCCTCCGGGACCAGTTCTTCCTTCAGGACTCGTCCACAAGGGAGGTTCAGATCTCCATGACCCAGGAGGCAGAGGTGGGCCAGCGGCTGCTGCTGTCCTGCTACACAGGCACCCTGGAGCTGCCTGAGCTGGAGCTGGTCAACTACCTAACTGTGGCCAGCTTCCTCCAGATGGGCCACGTGGTGGAGCAGTGCACCCAGGCCCTCAAGAAGTTCATCCAGCCACGACACTGCCAAGTGAAACAGCAGcctcaggaggaggaaggagatggagagactcTCAGAGCCTCTCCCACCCAGAAAATACAGGAGTTGCCCCATGCCCAGGTAATAAAtcgtgaggaggaggaggatgatgaagatgatgatgtgaTAATTCAGCCGATGACCCCGACCCAGAGGCGAGACAGGGGTGAGGGCGAGGAGAGCCCCATCACCATCGTAAAGGTGGAGGCCGTTTGTGAGCGGGTGTCGGAGATGTCTGAACGCTCCTCTGCCTCCATTGCAGGGTGCTTCCACACCAGCCCCCCATCGTCATTACACTCCCCTGAGCCCCAGCACTCCCTAATCAACTCAACCGTGGACACCCGGGCTGGTGAGATGACCATACCACATATGCCAGGATACCCGCTCAGCCCCCCCCCACTACCCACCTCAGCCACAGGGAGACCTAATCTGGGGGGGCACCTACGAAACTCAGACAAATCTCTTCAGTGGTACCACCAGTGCCCAAAGTGTGCCCGTGTGTTCCGCCAGCTAGAGAACTACGCCAACCACCTCAAGATGCACAAGCTGTTCATGTGCCTGCTGTGTGGAAAGACGTTCACCCAGAAGGGTAACCTGCACCGGCACATGCGGGTCCACGCTGGCATCAAgccctttcaatgcaacatatgTGGCAAGACCTTCACTCAGAAATGCTCTCTCCTGGACCACCAGAACTTACACAGTGGAGACAAGCCCCATCGCTGTAACTACTGCGACATGGTGTTCGCACACAAGCCCGTGCTCCGCAAACATCTCAAACAAATCCACGGCAAGAACAGCTTTGACAACGCCAACGAGCGGAGTCTACTACATGACGGGGTTCTTGATTTTGAGTACGGGCGTCTGCAGGACTGTAGCATGGACAATAGCATGGACAATAAGCCTGTTGTTATGGATGATTCTCTTTAG
- the LOC106585411 gene encoding probable G-protein coupled receptor 21: protein MNFTSSDVNQSSSPFCLLGLGYSYNLNTCVLEVSVILFLTILIISGNLVVIFVFHCAPLLHHHTTSHFIQTMAYADLLVGVSCLVPSLSLLHYLKGLDEELTCKVFVYLVSVLKSVSMASLACISVDRYIAITRPFSYATLVTPCRLRVCIGLIWLYSALIFLPSFFGCGKPGYHGDIFRWCATSWQTDPGFSSFIVALLYAPATLTVCFTYGSIFRICRQHTRKITQRHARFGPQGNERGERGEGCLDKRYAMVLFRITSVFYVLWMPYIVYFLLESAGLYCHLVASFLTTWLAISNSFCNCLIYSLSNSMFRKGLGRLFTSLFSPCLELDCCTEGKKGPAPPSQRPAQAC from the coding sequence ATGAACTTTACCTCCTCTGATGTGAACCAAAGCAGCTCTCCTTTCTGCCTGCTGGGCCTGGGCTACTCCTACAACCTCAACACCTGCGTGCTGGAGGTGTCCGTCATTCTCTTCctcaccatcctcatcatcagcGGCAACCTGGTGGTGATCTTTGTGTTCCACTGTGCTCCACtgctccaccaccacaccaccagccACTTCATCCAGACCATGGCCTACGCAGACCTCCTGGTGGGGGTGAGTTGCCTGGTGCCCTCCCTGTCCCTGCTCCACTACCTCAAGGGGCTGGACGAGGAGCTCACCTGTAAGGTGTTTGTCTACCTGGTGTCTGTGCTGAAGAGTGTGTCCATGGCGTCTCTGGCGTGTATTAGTGTTGACCGCTACATCGCTATCACACGGCCATTCTCCTATGCTACGCTGGTCACACCGTGTCGCCTGCGCGTCTGTATTGGCCTCATCTGGCTCTACTCCGCCCTCATCTTCCTGCCCTCCTTCTTCGGGTGTGGGAAGCCTGGCTACCACGGAGATATATTTCGCTGGTGTGCGACCTCGTGGCAGACTGATCCGGGCTTCAGCTCATTCATCGTGGCTCTGCTGTATGCTCCAGCCACCCTCACTGTGTGTTTCACCTATGGGAGTATCTTCCGCATCTGCCGTCAGCACACCCGCAAGATCACCCAACGCCATGCACGCTTCGGCCCCCAGGGGAACGAGAGGGGCGAGCGTGGTGAAGGGTGCCTGGATAAGCGCTACGCCATGGTGCTGTTCCGTATTACCAGCGTGTTCTACGTGCTCTGGATGCCCTACATCGTCTACTTCCTGCTGGAGAGTGCCGGCCTCTATTGCCACCTGGTGGCCTCCTTCCTCACCACATGGCTAGCCATCAGCAACAGCTTCTGCAACTgtctcatctatagtctctccaACAGCATGTTCCGGAAGGGCCTGGGCCGCCTGTTCACGTCACTTTTCTCCCCCTGTCTGGAACTGGACTGCTGCACCGAGGGGAAGAAGGGTCCTGCTCCACCCAGCCAGCGCCCAGCCCAGGCCTGCTAG
- the LOC106585412 gene encoding zinc finger and BTB domain-containing protein 26 isoform X1 → MHFNHMIFHIPVIKCIATVFSLSHQACRQLQEATMSMAQQQNQVILQFRFGTFGDSMLQKMNLLRRQTRFCDVTVRINDLEVPGHKVVLAAGSPFLRDQFFLQDSSTREVQISMTQEAEVGQRLLLSCYTGTLELPELELVNYLTVASFLQMGHVVEQCTQALKKFIQPRHCQVKQQPQEEEGDGETLRASPTQKIQELPHAQVINREEEEDDEDDDVIIQPMTPTQRRDRGEGEESPITIVKVEAVCERVSEMSERSSASIAGCFHTSPPSSLHSPEPQHSLINSTVDTRAGEMTIPHMPGYPLSPPPLPTSATGRPNLGGHLRNSDKSLQWYHQCPKCARVFRQLENYANHLKMHKLFMCLLCGKTFTQKGNLHRHMRVHAGIKPFQCNICGKTFTQKCSLLDHQNLHSGDKPHRCNYCDMVFAHKPVLRKHLKQIHGKNSFDNANERSLLHDGVLDFEYGRLQDCSMDNSMDNKPVVMDDSL, encoded by the exons ATGCATTTTAACCACATGATATTCCATATACCTGTTATAAAATGCATTGCcactgtgttttctctctcccacCAGGCCTGCAGGCAGCTGCAGGAAGCCACCATGTCCATGGCCCAGCAGCAGAACCAGGTGATCCTCCAGTTCCGCTTCGGAACCTTTGGAGACTCTATGCTGCAGAAGATGAACCTGCTTCGCCGCCAGACCCGCTTCTGTGATGTCACCGTGCGCATCAATGACCTGGAG GTCCCCGGTCACAAGGTGGTGTTGGCTGCCGGTTCTCCCTTCCTCCGGGACCAGTTCTTCCTTCAGGACTCGTCCACAAGGGAGGTTCAGATCTCCATGACCCAGGAGGCAGAGGTGGGCCAGCGGCTGCTGCTGTCCTGCTACACAGGCACCCTGGAGCTGCCTGAGCTGGAGCTGGTCAACTACCTAACTGTGGCCAGCTTCCTCCAGATGGGCCACGTGGTGGAGCAGTGCACCCAGGCCCTCAAGAAGTTCATCCAGCCACGACACTGCCAAGTGAAACAGCAGcctcaggaggaggaaggagatggagagactcTCAGAGCCTCTCCCACCCAGAAAATACAGGAGTTGCCCCATGCCCAGGTAATAAAtcgtgaggaggaggaggatgatgaagatgatgatgtgaTAATTCAGCCGATGACCCCGACCCAGAGGCGAGACAGGGGTGAGGGCGAGGAGAGCCCCATCACCATCGTAAAGGTGGAGGCCGTTTGTGAGCGGGTGTCGGAGATGTCTGAACGCTCCTCTGCCTCCATTGCAGGGTGCTTCCACACCAGCCCCCCATCGTCATTACACTCCCCTGAGCCCCAGCACTCCCTAATCAACTCAACCGTGGACACCCGGGCTGGTGAGATGACCATACCACATATGCCAGGATACCCGCTCAGCCCCCCCCCACTACCCACCTCAGCCACAGGGAGACCTAATCTGGGGGGGCACCTACGAAACTCAGACAAATCTCTTCAGTGGTACCACCAGTGCCCAAAGTGTGCCCGTGTGTTCCGCCAGCTAGAGAACTACGCCAACCACCTCAAGATGCACAAGCTGTTCATGTGCCTGCTGTGTGGAAAGACGTTCACCCAGAAGGGTAACCTGCACCGGCACATGCGGGTCCACGCTGGCATCAAgccctttcaatgcaacatatgTGGCAAGACCTTCACTCAGAAATGCTCTCTCCTGGACCACCAGAACTTACACAGTGGAGACAAGCCCCATCGCTGTAACTACTGCGACATGGTGTTCGCACACAAGCCCGTGCTCCGCAAACATCTCAAACAAATCCACGGCAAGAACAGCTTTGACAACGCCAACGAGCGGAGTCTACTACATGACGGGGTTCTTGATTTTGAGTACGGGCGTCTGCAGGACTGTAGCATGGACAATAGCATGGACAATAAGCCTGTTGTTATGGATGATTCTCTTTAG